One Schistocerca nitens isolate TAMUIC-IGC-003100 chromosome 1, iqSchNite1.1, whole genome shotgun sequence DNA segment encodes these proteins:
- the LOC126248700 gene encoding uncharacterized protein LOC126248700, whose translation MFADDTNILFSNHCLHQLNSTIADTNCSLVNWLNKNKLLLNKDKTVYIDFHLTQKVSSVIDDIRIENVPIQQERATKFLGVWIDDTLQWDIHKDKLLGKMKSLCYAFSILSKISDIETLKCALVHSIITYFIPFWGFSHKNVFIMQKRIIKTMKQVPLSSTTKHLFKELSIMPVPCIYIHETVCFIQENLHIFTKNRDFHYHSTRHSNDIFIADQRLHKGHSSVRQRGVLLYKKLLKMSGLARKDSNPK comes from the coding sequence atgtttgctgatgacaccaataTACTGTTTTCAAATCACTGTCTTCATCAACTCAACTCCACAATTGCTGATACAAATTGTAGTCTGGTAAACTGGTTGAACAAAAACAAACTTCTCCTAAATAAAGATAAAACAGTGTATATAGATTTCCACTTGACACAAAAGGTATCGTCTGTGATAGATGATATCAGGATTGAGAATGTGCCCATACAGCAAGAAAGagccacaaaattccttggagtgtGGATAGATGACACACTACAGTGGGACATACATAAAGATAAATTATTAGGTAAAATGAAGAGTTTGTGCTATGCTTTTAGTATTTTAAGTAAAATCAGTGATATTGAAACACTAAAATGTGCATTAGTACACTCAATAATTACATACTTCATTCCTTTTTGGGGCTTCTCCCATAAGAATGTATTTATTATGCAGAAGCGAATAAttaagacaatgaaacaagtacccCTGTCTTCCACCACTAAACATCTCTTTAAGGAGCTCAGTATTATGCCAGTGCCTTGTATCTATATTCATGAAACAGTGTGTTTTATTCAAGAAAATCtccatatatttacaaaaaatagagaTTTTCACTATCATAGTACCCGTCATTCCAATGACATATTTATAGCTGATCAACGGTTACATAAAGGGCACAGTAGTGTACGGCAGAGGGGAGTACTTCTGTACAAGAAGCTACTGAAAATGTCAGGTCTTGCCAGAAAGGATTCAAATCCAAAATAA